tttattgaatgacacatgttttattttttacacagcatgtgtttttgtttttgttttctcaagttGACTTGGCTTCACaatattgtttctttttagtAGAACTGAATGGCATTATACATTTATAGCACCAACTAAATAACTTTTTACATTATTCCTCTCACTATAGACATTAAACACAGAAGAATCCCCATCCTGTTTTTTGCTAACAAGATGGATGTCAGAGATGCTCTATCTTCAGTCAAGGTCTCACAGTTGCTCTGTTTGGAGAATATCAAAGACAAACCCTGGCACATCTGGTAcgaacacacatgtacactttTATTATACATATTTATGTCCGTATGCCAGTGTGACTGCGAAAACAGTGATGGTACTTATTGTAGACAAGTCATCGTCTCCTGTGAAATAACACTTGAGCTTTTAACTTGCTTTCCCACTATAGGTGGCACCAGCTGTTCATTTTCAACAACCAAGAAGTATCAGTGActctgtttacattcatgtaGTAAAGTAAAAACCTGATTTTCAGTTAGGTTATCTGTTCTGTTGTTGGGGCTTGGGTCGAAGCAACAAATACACAACCTAATTTTCcttcattcacaaaaaaaaaaacaccacataGTTTCCATCCTCACCTGTGCTGTCCCAGATACAAAATTAAAACTGCGCATCTCAGCATCAAGATTTTTGCCTACATAAATAGAAGTTGGCCGATTTATCGGTTTCACTGAAGTTaactgctgtctctgttttcctgGTGTAATGCTGGTTAGTCTTGGTATTTAACCTGATCGTTATTGTGACCACCTTGCTAgagtctgtttttttccccatttcttttatttatttttatattaaatctAGTAAAAATTTGTTCATTAATCTCTTGGAAATTTAGCTGAATAGTTGGCTAGCGACTTTTTCCAGTCGATCATTATTATATCGTCCTTTAAAATTCCAACATCAGTCTACCCCAAGTACATAAAACACCCGTAACACTGTGCGAGTTGGTGTTGATGGTTCCATCCAGTCATGAAAGAAACAGCGTAGTTAAATACTTTCTACAGTAACCTTGAGCACAGTTCCTTACATAtgatgtgttggtgtgtttcagtgctACCGACGCTCTGAAAGGGGAAGGTTTGCAGGAGGGAGTCGACTGGTTACAAGGTAAGATGACAGTTCATATGAATGAAACTGAGAGTGTGAGTATGCAGTTTGCTAAGCTCATAGTCcaagtttgtgtttgtaggAGTGGAATTTTAGGAACAAAGCATCATCTACCTTTGTTAAAATAGGTACATTTGTATTTCCGTTACATTTGGTAAAAATTGGCAATTGTCAATCTTACAAATGTGTAGaattttctctgattttctcCACATCAAAATGGATcatatgtttgttttactgcatatctgtgtgtggaAGATACACTGCACATAACTTTGTATGAGCCTGCAAAGTGCAGTCAGTTCCACTATACGTCAacactgtcttcttttctttttattatgtCATTCACATCCCTCCATAGATCAAATTATGCAGTGAGTACTGTTTCATAAATGTTGTGTTATATATTGTGATACTCCATAGCCATagaatgtatttttaaagcaaaatcccacagtttttccttttcGTGCTTATTGTGTTACTGTGACTTTAGGACAGTGACTCATAGATTTACTCTGAACTAAAAGTACAATACGTCAAAACTCCTGAAACTCTCCCCATATACAAAACTTTGTTTCTTCAGCTTCATCACTACAACCTTTTGCAGCTCCTGACTAGAAGGGCAGCCCAATAATATGATGCTGATATTAAACTCAAAGGAATACTGAAGTCCATCCCTTGAGTATCAAATGCTGCAAGGCTTGAAAGGTGTATAACTAGCTCTGTTGTGGAGGGTGGCAGTAGTTGTCAGTTCAAGTTCACGGCCTCCACAATGGAGTCAAAACATCCATAAAAACTTCTCAACCCACTCCTGCATTGTCATCCATTTCTCCGCTGCTCTGTGTGTTGgttatattttacttatttactgcatttgtcatattttttttttttttttcagatcaaatcaaaacaatgagaaCATGAGGGCGTGAAGATGGACACACAGGAAGTAACAGCGTTCATGGAAGTCTTTTATAAAAGATGGGTTGACCGTGCTTTCAGAGGTACCATGAGATAGTGGTGTTTTTAAATGCGGTAATTAGATGGTTGTCCGATGTGTGTGGTTCACTCGAAAAAGTTCGTGATTTGATTCTCTGATACCAGAAATGACAGTTAAAAATGCATCAGCTGACAGGCAGACTATGTCCACATACAAATAATAACACATAATTGTaagaaatcaaatttatttccCGTTTCTCAATATCTTTGTGTAAGCAGCTCACAGGGATCATGATAGCAAGTTATTGTGGTTGATGATGTCTTCACTTTAGGGATCATGTATACCTGGACTGTCTTGTAGAAAAGACGTGTCGTTGGCAGGGTGGTGTttgattttgtatgttttagCCCTTCAAGCATCCCGTAGCTCTGAGAAATAGTACGTGCCAGCTTCTCTGAAGAGACGAGCTGGTTGGTTCAAACTAGCTCTACAAAATATTAATGACATAAGCTCAAAGTCTTTTGacctttttctatttttctgtccTATTGGCTGGGAGTTTGGGAGTAATTTAAGTGCACCTAGTAAACTCAGAAATCTCAACTCAACTGGTCAtgaaatttgtttaaaatgggAAAGTTTCTACCTCTTCTGTGATtactttcttgttctttctctaCAGCTTTTTTTAATAACCAGAAGTTCAGATCACAATAATATCCCATTCATTCCTGCATTGGCAAATTTTTAAAACTTCAAACCAAATTGTTATTGGAAAATTCCACAATCTTCTTATACAACAGGTTCATTATTATAACAGTACAGCAATGTTTGGAGTCGTTGTTCACAGTCTACATAAAGCAGAAAGACACAGGAATTGTACAGCTAATATGCACTCTTCAATACTTGTTTATTTATGGAAAGTCATGTTGTCACCACGCTATTGAAAAATGTTACCACGCAATCCTCATATTTTGCAGGCCTACTATGATGTATGATCATGTTCATTTCCACTGCGCCCTTTCAAAATATACTCTGATCTACAGTTAAATGTGTCCATCTCTGCGATCTTTATGTAATCGGCtaatacatacaaaacaaccTGTAAGGAAGGTTCATTAGAAATTATGTCCACCTCTGAAATATGCCaaatactcttttttttccttctatcCCTCAGTGTGTCTGTAGATACGTTATTCTTTGTGTTTGAAGCATCACTGTACCTCAGTTAACTATCGTTTACTTCTTCAGCAAAAGCAAATTTGCTGGTATTTGATGACACATACCAAAAACGTGGATGCATTCCAGCCCACACGTCTGTCTCGAGCTTGCCTGTATGTCCATCTCACAACAGTTAAAAAGCAACTCTACTGCAGCTTATACTTCAAGCTTGCTCTTTTTCGAGTAGttgtgaaaatatgttttgtataTTGAAAATTAAGTGTTTTCCAGAACCTGATAGATTTTGTTATACATATTGTTACTTGTGGCTAAGTGTTCATATATATTTAACCTTAACTATAAGAAGTGATAAAATGATAATCATAAAGTGGATGTCGAATGAATTagtttgtttaaaaatcaaAGGCTACTTTTCAGCTAGTGTTTTTATCTTTGCCTTATTTCATTGctcaagcaaaacaaagaaaaggctTCTTACAATTTACTCACGGTACTTCAGTGATTCAGAGGCAGACAACAAAGATCCTCTTCttcgttttctctctctgaaagcTTGCATTTAAAACCACTTCTGTACAGATCAGAGtgtgggttttatttttaggtttgtCAAGCCTCCATCACCTCAACCAAGCATCATAGCAAGTCAGaagtgtgttgctgtttttgagTACTttcaaggcaaaaaaaacatgtatgataaaaaatctgtaaaacaaCAGTCTTCTATTTTATATACTCTGTGGTATCTTGTTCATAAATATCTCAACTGTAAACCATATATTTAGGCCTACATATATCACATACTGCAGAAACTACAAATACCCCGTAACACTTCAAAATTGAATCCTTTTGCACAGTAACGACCACTGGGGGACACCAAAGTCCAAAATATCCAAACCGTGCTCACAGTGGCTTCAAGgacacctttttgtttttgtttttacgtTTTATTTCGAAGACAAGAAGAGGGTCTTTGTGTGATCACATTTCGTGTTCTGTATCTATGACATGTATTCCAAAATAAGGATCCTCCGAGCACAGGTTCACTTTAGCAACAGAGACGTCGTGTAGACTGTTCCTTCAGACGGTGTCGTCAAATGAGCTGTTTTATtacattgtgtgtgttaattTTCAAAGAATAAATGCTGTGGAAAATGAGTATTGTCTCGTGATTTGGGGAATTAATGGCCTTCTGGTGGCTTCATACGTGTCTCGTGTTATCTGTGGATCTTCTCcgtctttctgtgtgtgtctcactctctctctctcacgaACATCTTGAGTGCTGCCAGCAACAGCTGCTCATTAAACCCGGAGTCCTCGGGCCCTGAACATTCATTTTCGTTTTCAGGAGTTATGAGGATTCTTCTCGTTATGCTGTGCAGCGCGcagtttttgcttttgattttgcGTTGTGTTTTTTTGCGTTCGTATGTTGACATCGTGGCATGATTAAAGAGCATGTGTTTGTGGCCCATGTCTTCAagccacatacacactgagGCTCAGTTTCGGTGCTTGAAGAGGTGTCGAGGTCATGCGCGGCCATCTGTCAAACATGCGTTTAGGAACCTTTCCAGCTGTCTTTCGGATGTTTTAGATTTTGGCATTGGAGTTGCTTCTGACATGCCAAACACAAACCGGTGTGACTCACTGTTGTTCTAATTGATCAACTTCttaaattgtctttattttttttagttttatgtttggGAGAGTTGTCGAAGATTTGAATAGGATCCGAAGGCTCTACCAAAGGAGAAACAGTTGACCCTTTGAAACAGaattaagttttcattttcGTTTTAgaactgaacacaaaacactctTCTGGTATACAGAACATTGAGAGAGGTCCTATTAAAACCTTTACTTATCAGGCATATTATTTAAAACACAAGTCAGTTTTAGCCTCACAGCAGCGCTGGAAACAGTTTGATTGAATCATATGTTCTTCATAGGCAAAGCATCACAGGTGAAAATTGCTTTGAAACGTTTTCTGTTAGTGTGTGAACTTTGAGGCTCGTAATGAGCttctgtccatggtgctgaaagtTGCCTGTAGCCAGAAGGGGGCGCTGTGTCCGTTTCACAGTTGTCACCCTTTCTCTTGATGAGTAAACCCCGCTGCCATCTTTAGCAAATAACTTCGTTACACTGTTTGTGCGTCtgtcagccagtgtgtgtgcgcgctcgccatgttttttttttatttttatttttattttttacgtCAAACTATATCGTTAAatctttcctctgctcttcaggATCCATACTAATTGGATGGCTGTCAGTTTTGACAGGAGTACCCCAGATTAAACGGGTTCAGGCAGGAGAGGCCATTAAGTGGACACAGTGCATTGATATATGTAGGCTATACTCTGAAGAGAAAGTGACAGACACAGCACACTTAATTGACTTCTAATTGCTCAAAGGCGGGGAGAAGCCTTCCATGTTGGGCACCAAAAAAAAGCAGGGAAGATGGGCCGTTTCTGCTCACGAATCTGTTGAAGTGGGGTCGGAATGTCCTCAAAGAAAACTGATCCGGATTCATTTTAAGATAgtcgtttttttctttttaattaatttatatctCTACAGTTTTCTCCTTCGTAAACAGGGGCACGGTTAGGGCGGTTTCATCCCCCTCAGCCGCGCAAAAACTCTCTTCTGTGGAGCAAAGTTAATTGCGCTTGTAAGGTAAAATGCCGGCTGGGCAGAGAGTGACAGCGGGCAAAAGGCCACATGAAGTATGGCTGCGCAATTAGGCAGCTGTTACGCACTGAGTCTGAAGGAGCGGGGGGGGGGCGCCACGTGAAGCATAAAACTCCACAATGTATTGATTATTTAATGTGTCAAAATGTTCCCTTTATATTAAAATTCATATCACGTCATttagcagtttaaaaaaaagaagcaggtTGCCAATCCATCTCCATTACTGAGTAAAATAATCTCTCAGCTCTCTCAGTAAGATCAGCCAGTACACTGTGACGTGTTTCCGTGCAAGGTGCTCATTAAGAGAGACGTTTGGTTTCTCTGACGTGTGTATCAGTCCTCTGACGgcactcccccccccccctttataAGCCTCGGTAACTCACCCGGGAGACCTCCACCAACATCTCATTTAACTGTTCCTGGCAGTGCAAAGGGCGGACGAGGCTCTTAATAAACCGTCGGACTGTTCTGCTCGCCGTTCCCTGCCTCGGGTGGCCCCTTCACATGACTCTAGAAACACTTGAGGTGAGTTTTCTGCGTGTTTCTCAATCTTTCGTGAACTGTTGAGGTTCGTTTATCCAAGTGTATCTTAGAAAAAGGTATCTTATAAATCAGAGTAGAGATCTTTAGGCGAAAGCTGATTATCTCGACCTaagtgtggtttgttttgttttttggtttttgttttttttttatcatgaatGCTGTGCGTAATTTGAATTTTACGCGCATGGGTCCGGATAGAAGGACAACAAAGGGAAAGACAGACATGATGGAGAATGTTCGATCAAAAACCAGTCACAAAAGAGTACCTGCtgtaaaaattgtttttgaCAAATTCTCACAGATTTGCGGGATTTATTCTTAATCATGAAGGGAACCAATCTACATTCAACTGGTCAAGGAAATGTGTGGCACTCGCTGCTTGTCTTTCTCTGAAGGATTAGAAAATACTTCCTCTTAGCAAactttcactttactttttttttttaaaaaaaaaaacttatttttaTAATGTCGAGTGACGCTCGCCACAAACGACCTGTGTTAAGTTGAAAGTCACATTTCACGAGGAGAAACGGCTTTCAGGGCCACGAGGGCGCATGAAATCTACTAAATCGACAGAggaattttcaaaatgttctgtttgtggTCAGTTGGAACCTGTTAAAATAAGTGGATTTCTAACGAATCAAAGTGTCTGCGCTCTTCTGTCCAGGTGCTCTAAACtaagtgattattttcatatacTGTGCTGTGCTTAATGTTTGATCTTCTCCGTGCGCCAAGCAGGTCTCCATGCCCTCCCGTTCCTAGCGGAAGACCGGTGCGACAATGACCATCCATGTAGAGGGGCTTGTGGCTATCGCGGTCTTCTATCTCCTGATCCTGTTCGTGGGGATCTGGGCGGCATGGAAGAACAAACACTCCGGGGAGGCGGAGGGCACCGACCGCAGCGAAACCATCATGGTCGGAGGGAGAGACATCGGGTTATTTGTCGGTGGATTTACCATGACAGGTGAAGTTCGTATTTATTACTCAGTAACGCTTTGAGATTAACAATTAATACTTAGGTCTGTTTTAACAAGTTTAATCttaatttctgtttgtttctagcgtagtttctgtatttttaataattcttGTAAGGTCGTCACACCAGCAGCTTTAACGAAATGAGTTTTCCTCATAGAGGAAACAAAATAGTGTTACAGTGGAAGTTATTTTCTTAGCACTAAACGCTTCTTTTTCTcatgagttgtttttttttttctaacagtgatgttgtgtgtgattttcaGCGACCTGGGTTGGAGGAGGATACATCAATGGCACAGCTGAGTACGTGTATCTACCGGACTATGGCTTGGCCTGGGCACAAGCTCCGTTTGGATATGCCCTCAGTCTTGTCGTGGGTGAGTGGCACTCTGCGTTTATCACGTTTTAAAACAGGCGTTCAGACGTATTCGCCGTAAGCAGGAGCACAACAGGGGCattttgactgactgaccacATCCTCTTCATCAGCCTCTTCATCATTTTATGATGTGATTATGGttttttccaattttattttaaaaacagtacaaaattAAGCCCTAAATATGTAGAAATCTATACTTGAAGATGACTAAAAATGCGTTTATCCTCAAGTATAGATTTCTACATATTTAGGGTTTAGTCTATATATTAGTATATATTTAAGGGTGTCTCAGCTCTGGGTGCTGGGAGGGTCAGTTCTCAGTCTGAAATGTGTCAACTCTTTGTGTCAGGTGGTCTCTTTTTTGCTAAACCCATGCGCTCACGAGGTTACGTCACCATGCTGGACCCGTTCCAGCAGCTGTATGGGAAACGCATGGGCGGCCTCCTCTTCATACCAGCACTCATGGGTGAGATCTTCTGGTCCGCTGCCATCTTATCTGCCCTTGGTGAGTTCATGTTTCTGTGCGTAACGCAGTAAAATATTCTTGTGAATTTATTCTCTATACGATGCTGCAGCAGCCGTAATATCCATTCATCTGTATGTCCATGACCTTAGGTGCTACTCTGAGTGTCATCGTGGACATCAACATTAAGATGTCAGTGATCATCTCTGCACTCATTGCAATCTTTTACACCCTGGTTGGAGGACTTTACTCTGTGGCCTACACAGATGTTGTGCAGCTCTTCTGCATCTTTGTCGGCCTGGTAGGTTCATGTTGAGCACAAGCAAAAGGTAGACAGAAGTATTTAGGTGCCCTTCTTGTATTTCGTGCACCAAATGTACTTTGACCTTAAAATATGCCAAATCACTCCAAGAATTAtgcttaaaaacataaaatgacagtgCAAAGATTTATTTGTGACAAACcagaaatgataataataaactaatgtgggatttaaaaaaaagagctaGAAGTAAATTCCTATTAATCCTTTTTGTTTCTAACTGTTCattgctgtatttgtttctggCTGTCTGCAGTGGATCAGCGTCCCCTTCGCTTTGACCAACACTGCGGTGTCAGACATCACTGTTACTGCAGTGAAGCAGGTGTACCAGTCACCCTGGAGAGGCAGCATCCACAAGAGCGATACCTGGGTCTGGATCGACAACTTCTGCCTCCTGGTACGATAATCACGAATCGTTCACCTCTCGCTTTATCAGAACCAAGTCTAATTTTCATCATCAGTCAACTCATTGACATCTGCCTTACAGATAGCTCTTTATCATATCTTAGCTGGACCTCATGGCAGAGTTTAATGCACTCTGACTTTACTGTTACATTCAAAAGTATGCGTCTCTGTCCTTAAAAAGAAtaactcctcctctgttgcgtttttcttgaaatgttttcatttttgcccTGTTGCCCTGCTGTACAGAGTGTGAAGGTCTTTGAGGcatatttgtgcttttgtgatTACATGAACAAAACTGGCTTGTCTATGTTGGCGTTCAGTTCTGCAAATGTTACTCACTGGTGTCTAAATGCGCTGCAGATGCTTGGAGGAATACCCTGGCAGGTGTATTTCCAGCGAGTCCTGTCTGCTTCCTCGGCTACCTACGCTCAGGTCCTCTCCTTCCTGGCTGCTTTCGGGTGCCTCATCATGGCTGTGCCCTCCGTTCTCATCGGGGCCATAGGGGCCTCCACAGGTTAGAGAGCTCACACATGAGCTTGCATATGCAAAGTCAGTGCGTGTATTTGCTTCAGCGGTAGGGAGGTCGGGCTCTGGATGTTGCCCTTAGATCTGAGAGAGCCTGGTAAATAGCAGCTGGTTCACCTCATCCATAATAAATCAGCAATCCGTTTAATAACCACACTGCTCGTGTAAATATTACATTAGAGGGAAGCTAGGGACCAAATTAGAGGTTTGATCTCCAGATTTTTAGGCGTCACATTCCTCCGTGAACATCTGAATACAcaagtttattttgtcttgcttcaacataaaaataataaacatgagCTCTCATTACAAACTTTCTGCTTTCCTATTATCAATAAAGTCtagaaacaaagaaactaaaTTGATAATATTTCATGTTCTCATGATTGTTCATGTTTGATACagttttgaaattttaatgcATGAGTTTCATACTGAATATTGAATCAACTATGTCTTCAATTTCTATTATACTTCaatattatgaatattttatctAATGACCTTAAAGATCCTCTccacacaataaataaaattcccTTATCAAAGTCCTTATAATGACACCTATTCCTTCTCTCTTGTTAATGATTCCAGAATATATGAATGTGCAAATATTTTCCCTTCCACAAGTTTTAttgctggacacaagatgtctcctccttcactgtAAAGTCCAGTCTCAGTGTATGTGCTCTGGAGGCTTTGATTTTTCACATCCCACTTGAGTACACTGACTACTGGCTTCCAAACTAATTGTGATGCTTGTGAACCATGCTTGCAGGTTCTGCTTCTTCAAATCAGATTTGCAGTGAGCACagataaaactaaaacactgtAGGAAGAAGAACCAACACACGTTCAACTGTAGTGactttaatgttatttatttatgttacagTACATACTGGGCATGTTGGGTGTGTCATTATAAATGTTAGTTAAAGTGCTAGATGCAAAGGCTGCTGGATGTCTTTtaggactgactgactgactgagaacCTTCATAGACCTTATAAATGTTAGttgcatcttttcttttctcagactGGAACCAGACAACGTATGGTGCCATTCCTCCTAAAAATAAGAACCAAGCAGACATGATCCTGCCCATCGTTCTCCAACACCTTTGCCCACCATTCGTCTCTTTTTTCGGGCTGGGTGCAGTGTCCGCAGCCGTCATGTCATCTGCAGACTCTTCCATCCTTTCAGCAAGCTCCATGTTTGCAAGGAACATCTACCAGCTCGCCTTCAGACAATCAGTAAGTATATCTGTGTCACTTAACAGTTTTCTGTCATGGTTTACACAAAATCCACTGTTGAGCTTGTTTTGGGCTGTTCTTCATGTGCCACAATCCTTTTATCGCTGCCCCTCTGTTTCCTCAGGCTTCTGACCGTGAGATCGTTTGGGTGATGCGTATCACCATCTTTGTGTTTGGTGGCCTTGCCACCTTGATGGCACTAGTAACCGGGACAGTTTATGGCCTGTGGTACCTGAGCTCAGACCTGGTTTACGTCATCATCTTTCCCCAGCTGCTCAGCGTCCTCTTTGTCAAAGGCACCAACACGTATGGCTCGGTGGCCGCCTACCTGTTCGGTATGGTGCTGCGCATAGGTGGAGGTGAACCCTACCTGCGATTGCCTCCTTTCATTTACTACCCTGGCTGGACCACTGAGTTGCGGATGGACAACATGACTGGAGAAATGGAGGAAGTTGTCATCCAGAAATTCCCCTTCAAGACCATTTCAATGCTCGCCTCCTTCGTGGGAAACGTTGCTTTCTCCTACCTTGCAAAGTACCTGTTTGAGAGCGGCAAGATTTCGCACAAATACGACTTTCTCGACGCAGTGGTGTCCAAGCACAGCGGAGAGATTATGGATAAGACAACGCTTGTAAGTCGTGGCAACAACATCGG
The Scatophagus argus isolate fScaArg1 chromosome 1, fScaArg1.pri, whole genome shotgun sequence DNA segment above includes these coding regions:
- the slc5a7a gene encoding high-affinity choline transporter 1, whose amino-acid sequence is MTIHVEGLVAIAVFYLLILFVGIWAAWKNKHSGEAEGTDRSETIMVGGRDIGLFVGGFTMTATWVGGGYINGTAEYVYLPDYGLAWAQAPFGYALSLVVGGLFFAKPMRSRGYVTMLDPFQQLYGKRMGGLLFIPALMGEIFWSAAILSALGATLSVIVDINIKMSVIISALIAIFYTLVGGLYSVAYTDVVQLFCIFVGLWISVPFALTNTAVSDITVTAVKQVYQSPWRGSIHKSDTWVWIDNFCLLMLGGIPWQVYFQRVLSASSATYAQVLSFLAAFGCLIMAVPSVLIGAIGASTDWNQTTYGAIPPKNKNQADMILPIVLQHLCPPFVSFFGLGAVSAAVMSSADSSILSASSMFARNIYQLAFRQSASDREIVWVMRITIFVFGGLATLMALVTGTVYGLWYLSSDLVYVIIFPQLLSVLFVKGTNTYGSVAAYLFGMVLRIGGGEPYLRLPPFIYYPGWTTELRMDNMTGEMEEVVIQKFPFKTISMLASFVGNVAFSYLAKYLFESGKISHKYDFLDAVVSKHSGEIMDKTTLVSRGNNIGLSEMAPVKPRLSVTLTAAFTRRDTLPTETVEEEEESSPDSSHHDEE